The proteins below are encoded in one region of Juglans microcarpa x Juglans regia isolate MS1-56 chromosome 4D, Jm3101_v1.0, whole genome shotgun sequence:
- the LOC121259662 gene encoding glycine-rich domain-containing protein 2-like, producing MEKEQELEWDEAQKIVISEDLVAAAKQQLKFLAEVDKNRYLYDGPVLDRAILRYKHCWLPLLAKHTKFDVTEGPLVVPLDCEWIWHCHRLNPVRYMNDCEELYGRVLDNWNVASSVQGTCKKQTKEIWNIMYPTEPYELDPRSQLTENFGAIVMGADYDLHSAVKRQCPFFYQVSRPAMNGDHFLEGAVARYKGFLHLIKRNKERSINRFCVPTYDIDLIWHSHQLHPDSYCKDLVAIMDKVLEHDDTDSDRTKGKKLDVGFSRTTKQWEEAFGSRYWRAGAMYRGRAPSPLAINLHKVNTMSMKLTPSNDYQNVIRLPKKTLVEVMLEIVGIKYLQVGFRSNLFVSFGKEQPDLVFNTRKRTSIYSESGKKQITVFQCEPTGELFFELMTSSSLNFTERAVKVLGTTSISLEHLIHPISKLPIEKWFDLMPNHGVTVSKPFSLRIALSLTAPTPAPYVVQMVRTGPFSKSPCFIPLPGRPLHLDTKTFILDEADNEIISLLMSESTIKDASSSLSKKEVTGMAASGETHVLAEFDGKRWSLINANWLLQLQKELNEDGHIFELTGIQKVIIFPGRKLEYESDCCEKLKDEQNFMTAVEFSSENPYGKAVALFNLKSGFLKSKEEWLVLPGILSAFIISDILRKEGYSGISTDNIQDQKEIVNVLTEDVKRCNKETRTTNSFIALEKAMGADEAVEKGTKVILKENCTCSRKHGYKRKAPRKSVACEKFADCRTCRGCADGGAEDGRDCRERYGGKSEASMKGIPYGRCDDGYDHKDLVRSGGCHAGGGCSGGCGGGGGGGSCGGGCGGGGGGGCGK from the exons ATGGAGAAGGAGCAAGAATTGGAGTGGGACGAGGCGCAGAAGATTGTCATAAGCGAAGACCTCGTGGCTGCAGCAAAGCAACAACTAAAGTTTCTTGCAGAGGTCGACAAGAACCGCTACCTCTATGATGGTCCAGTTTTAGACCGAGCCATTTTGAG GTATAAGCACTGTTGGCTTCCCTTACTTGCGAAACATACCAAATTCGATGTAACAGAAGGCCCTTTGGTCGTGCCACTTGATTGTGAATGGATATGGCATTGTCATAGGCTTAACCCG GTGCGCTACATGAACGACTGCGAAGAACTTTATGGGAGAGTTCTTGACAACTGGAACGTCGCATCCTCTGTTCAGGGAACTTGCAAAAAGCAAACTAAAGAAATTTGGAATATCATGTATCCAACAGAACCATACGAACTCGATCCAAGGAGCCAGTTAACAGAGAATTTTGGTGCAATTGTTATGGGTGCTGACTATGATTTACATTCAGCTGTCAAAAGGCAATGTCCTTTCTTCTACCAG GTATCCCGTCCTGCCATGAATGGTGACCACTTTCTTGAGGGAGCGGTGGCCAGATATAAGGGGTTTCTGCATTTGataaagagaaacaaagagaggTCAATTAATCGCTTCTGTGTCCCAACTTATGACATTGACCTCATATGGCACTCACACCAACTGCATCCTGATTCTTACTGCAAAGATCTGGTGGCAATAATGGACAAGGTATTAGAGCATGATGACACAGATTCTGACAGAACCAAGGGTAAAAAGCTGGATGTTGGGTTTTCCAGAACCACCAAGCAGTGGGAAGAGGCATTTGGTTCAAGGTACTGGAGGGCGGGAGCAATGTATAGAGGGCGTGCTCCATCTCCTCTTGCTATTAATCTGCACAAAGTGAATACTATGAGCATGAAATTAACTCCATCCAATGATTATCAGAATGTGATTCGGCTTCCCAAGAAGACACTTGTAGAG GTTATGCTGGAGATTGTGGGGATCAAATACTTACAAGTCGGGTTTAGGAGCAACCTTTTCGTCTCCTTTGGAAAGGAACAGCCAGATCTAGTCTTCAACACCAGGAAACGAACAAGCATATACTCCGAGTCTGGAAAGAAACAGATCACCGTTTTCCAGTGTGAACCTACTGGAGAGCTTTTCTTTGAACTCATGACCTCTTCATCCCTCAACTTCACAGAGAGGGCGGTTAAAGTATTGGGAACTACTTCAATCTCTCTAGAGCACCTTATTCATCCAATCTCTAAACTGCCCATAGAGAAATGGTTTGACCTGATGCCAAATCATGGAGTCACGGTTTCGAAGCCATTTAGTTTACGGATTGCTCTCTCCTTGACTGCTCCCACCCCAGCACCATACGTGGTGCAAATGGTTCGAACAGGTCCATTCTCAAAAAGTCCATGTTTCATTCCACTTCCTGGAAGGCCTTTGCATCTTGATACCAAGACATTTATTCTGGATGAGGCTGATAATGAGATCATCAGTCTCCTCATGAG CGAATCAACAATAAAAGATGCAAGCAGTTCTCTTTCCAAGAAAGAAGTGACAGGCATGGCTGCATCCGGAGAAACCCATGTGCTTGCAGAATTTGATGGGAAAAGGTGGTCTTTAATTAACGCTAACTGGTTGCTTCAGCTTCAAAAGGAATTGAATGAAGATGGCCATATTTTTGAGCTCACAGGTATTCAGAAG GTAATTATTTTTCCTGGTAGAAAACTGGAGTACGAATCCGACTGCTGTGAGAAGCTAAAAGACGAACAGAACTTCATGACAGCTGTCGAATTCTCATCAGAAAATCCTTATGGAAAAGCCGTGGctttattcaatttaaaatctggCTTTCTAAAG AGCAAGGAAGAGTGGCTAGTATTGCCCGGGATCTTATCAGCTTTCATTATCTCTGATATTTTGAGGAAGGAGGGCTATAGTGGTATCAGCACAGACAACATACAGGATCAAAAAGAAATAGTTAATGTTTTGACGGAAGATGTCAAGAGGTGCAACAAAGAAACCAGAACAACCAACTCCTTCATTGCCTTAGAGAAAGCAATGGGTGCTGATGAGGCAGTTGAGAAAGGTACAAAAGTGATCCTAAAAGAGAACTGTACATGCAGCAGAAAACATGGGTACAAGAGGAAAGCTCCGCGCAAGAGTGTGGCATGTGAAAAATTTGCTGATTGTAGAACTTGTAGAGGGTGTGCTGATGGTGGTGCGGAGGATGGCAGAGACTGTAGAGAGCGCTATGGTGGCAAGAGTGAAGCTTCGATGAAAGGCATCCCATATGGAAGGTGTGATGATGGTTACGACCACAAAGATTTGGTGAGAAGTGGTGGGTGTCATGCGGGAGGGGGCTGTAGTGGTGGGTGTGGAGGTGGCGGTGGTGGGGGCAGTTGTGGAGGAGGTTgcggaggtggtggtggtggtggttgtgggAAATGA
- the LOC121259665 gene encoding uncharacterized protein LOC121259665: MENYSYSSYPDSGNSSPRSREIECETPSWDETSTPASVHYKVKFMCSYGGKIQPRPYDNQLAYVGGETKILAVDRNVKFSTIESKLSSLIPDADAVCFKYQLPGEDLDALISVTNDEDLEHMMLEYDRLYGASAKPARLRLFLFNINNSVLTPAPDPTSFGSANLQQQEQTKSERQWFVDALNSVQIDGSSPPANPDLQFGLDKGLFPATKLQDSAPVPTVPDALTKDVSAGSDCGSEGRHQIGESAVSPTAIQRQYQDMQRLQIAANHEQNIFQIQSDDGNPRAYAREYYPQKAPEKMAPAATALPVPVQVPISATYMPERHMTTGGYHPVGATGPDHHQPVYLIPTPTGVYQAVQPVGHAYYGVQRVVSEAYREQPVYNAATQQQPMTVGGPYGAEGSIQVVQQQQQQAETGYAQVGFDSAGRQVYYTAQGGVLPSYQTVVVDARQGGGGAVLNQEGKVVAKNSAV, translated from the coding sequence ATGGAAAATTACTCCTACTCGTCTTACCCTGATTCGGGTAATTCTTCTCCTCGGTCCCGCGAAATCGAGTGCGAAACCCCGTCGTGGGATGAGACGTCAACGCCTGCTTCTGTGCACTACAAAGTGAAATTCATGTGCAGCTACGGCGGCAAGATCCAGCCCAGGCCCTACGACAACCAGCTCGCCTATGTTGGTGGCGAGACCAAGATCCTAGCCGTCGATCGTAACGTCAAATTCTCTACCATCGAGTCCAAGCTCTCCTCCCTGATACCTGACGCCGATGCTGTTTGCTTCAAGTATCAGCTTCCTGGTGAAGATCTCGACGCTTTGATCTCAGTCACCAACGATGAAGATCTCGAGCACATGATGCTGGAATACGACCGCTTGTACGGGGCATCCGCTAAGCCCGCCAGGCTAAGGTTGTTTCTCTTTAATATAAACAATTCTGTTCTCACACCGGCTCCGGATCCGACAAGTTTCGGCTCTGCGAACCTCCAGCAACAGGAGCAGACCAAATCGGAGCGGCAGTGGTTCGTTGACGCTTTGAATTCCGTGCAGATCGACGGTTCCTCACCCCCGGCGAATCCGGATTTGCAGTTTGGATTGGACAAGGGGTTGTTCCCTGCGACGAAGTTGCAGGATTCGGCTCCTGTGCCGACGGTTCCTGACGCTCTGACGAAGGATGTATCGGCCGGATCGGACTGTGGATCGGAGGGCCGACATCAGATTGGAGAATCGGCGGTGTCTCCGACGGCGATCCAAAGGCAATACCAAGACATGCAGAGGTTGCAGATTGCTGCCAACCACgagcaaaatatatttcaaattcaaagcGACGATGGAAACCCTAGGGCCTACGCTAGAGAGTACTACCCACAGAAAGCCCCGGAAAAAATGGCACCCGCAGCGACGGCGCTTCCGGTTCCCGTACAAGTCCCGATTTCGGCTACATACATGCCGGAAAGGCACATGACCACCGGAGGCTATCATCCTGTAGGAGCCACTGGGCCGGACCATCATCAGCCAGTATATCTGATTCCCACGCCAACGGGAGTATACCAGGCCGTACAACCGGTTGGTCACGCTTACTACGGGGTTCAGAGAGTAGTATCGGAGGCGTACCGGGAACAACCAGTATACAATGCGGCAACTCAACAGCAGCCGATGACGGTTGGGGGTCCTTATGGTGCTGAAGGAAGTATTCAAGTggtgcagcagcagcagcagcaagcGGAGACTGGGTACGCGCAAGTAGGGTTTGATAGTGCGGGGAGGCAGGTGTACTACACAGCGCAGGGAGGTGTGCTGCCGAGCTATCAGACTGTGGTGGTGGATGCAAGACAAGGTGGCGGTGGTGCCGTTTTGAATCAAGAGGGTAAGGTTGTTGCCAAGAACTCTGCCGTGTGA